A single Pogoniulus pusillus isolate bPogPus1 chromosome 27, bPogPus1.pri, whole genome shotgun sequence DNA region contains:
- the SERPINF2 gene encoding alpha-2-antiplasmin, with product MMSLWALWLLCLAALHSHLRFSSAHANDQKPLLLDRDGKLKDAKGAGDVQSALLGAISPVPDPALAQVTQDNLQGFDGSMLPFPTTLPGTSNELNPDDEVLAGTVGCHEQQPSGDIASSEEEGEAEDNSCELTLKKRQRLADGLMRFSIDLLREVQLEPNSTNVILSPLSIALALSHLALGAANETEKHLLEVMHLQSVPCLHHVLGTLRSRLTESTLSLASRLYLQKGFEVKEKFLEDSEKFYGAKPVTLSGISKDDLLAINEWVKEATNGQIPTFLQQLPASTVMLLLNAIHFHGFWRNKFDASFTEPDVFHLDNDFIVPVEMMKSQKYSLSWFTLESQDIQVAKFPFKSNMSFVVIVPNQYTWNGPHVLENFSYKQLCRLFPREVPTTVKIPKLKLDYQLELNKVLSRMGLQELFTSPDLQKITDEPLLVSSIQHQSTLELKEDGVEAAAGTGVAVSRSVSAFSLDRPFVFIIFEDETGIPLFIGSVQNPNPNAAPQIKDPGDSNEATDVNEYPMPK from the exons ATGATGTCCCTCTGggctctgtggctgctctgcctggctgctctgcacagtCACCTAAGG TTCTCCTCAGCACATGCCAACGACCAAAAACCTCTCTTATTAGACAGAGATGGGAAGCTGAAG GATGCAAAGGGTGCTGGAGAtgtgcagtctgctctgctgggagccatCTCACCTGTGCCAGATCCAGCGCTGGCCCAGGTTACCCAGGACAACTTGCAGGGGTTTGATGGATCCATGTTACCTTTCCCTACTACCCTGCCAGGCACCAGCAATGAATTGAACCCAGATGATGAAGTCCTAGCTGGGACTGTGGGCTGTCATGAACAGCAGCCATCTGGGGACATTGCCTCTtctgaagaggaaggagaggctgaagacaACAGCTGTGAGTTGACTTTGAAGAAGAGACAGAGGCTAGCAGATGGCTTGATGAGATTCAGCATCGATCTCCTGAGAGAGGTCCAGCTGGAGCCCAACAGCACCAACGTGATCCTGTCACCCCTCAGCATCGCCCTGGCCCTGTCTCACCTGGCTCTGG GAGCAGCGAATGAGACAGAGAAGCATTTGCTGGAGGTGATGCACCTGCAGTCGGTGCCCTGTCTCCACCACGTGCTGGGCACCCTGCGCAGCAGGCTCACAGAATCCACCCTCAGCCTTGCATCACGTCTGTACCTGCAGAAAG GGTTTGAGGTCAAAGAGAAGTTCCTGGAGGATTCAGAGAAATTCTATGGAGCAAAGCCTGTGACCCTTTCTGGGATCAGTAAGGATGACCTCCTAGCCATAAACGAGTGGGTAAAGGAAGCAACGAACGGGCAAATAccaaccttcctgcagcagctccctgcaagcaCAGTGATGCTCTTGCTCAATGCCATCCATTTCCACG GGTTTTGGAGGAACAAGTTTGATGCCAGCTTCACTGAGCCAGATGTATTTCACCTTGACAATGATTTCATAGTCCCAGTTGAGATGATGAAATCTCAGAAGTACTCCTTGAGCTGGTTTACACTGGAGTCTCAGGACATTCAG GTGGCCAAGTTTCCCTTTAAGAGTAACATGAGTTTTGTGGTCATTGTGCCAAACCAGTATACTTGGAATGGGCCTCACGTGCTGGAGAACTTCTCTTATAAACAATTATGCAGGCTTTTTCCCAGAGAGGTACCCACCACAGTGAAGATCCCCAAACTAAAACTGGACTACCAGCTGGAACTCAACAAGGTTCTCAGTCGGATGG GCCTCCAGGAGCTCTTCACAAGTCCAGATCTTCAGAAGATCACAGATGAGCCTCTCCTTGTATCCAGTATACAGCATCAGTCCACCCTGGagcttaaggaagatggggtggaagcagctgctggtaCCGGTGTGGCAGTTTCACGCTCAGTCTCTGCCTTCAGCCTTGACCGGCCCTTTGTCTTCATCATCTTTGAGGATGAAACAGGCATACCTCTCTTTATAGGCAGTGTCCAGAACCCTAACCCCAATGCTGCTCCCCAGATAAAGGACCCAGGGGACTCAAATGAAGCAACAGATGTCAATGAGTACCCCATGCCCAAAtaa